The following coding sequences are from one Dehalogenimonas sp. THU2 window:
- a CDS encoding DnaB-like helicase C-terminal domain-containing protein, whose product VDTLSDKEVASLTRRDVLDIVSGRYDDELLTDIQNALGVISTRNVYYSMPRTFNLASIHQEMESMAARHGLKSVVIDYLQLIENSNNRSNTSRYQELGEITKTLKRYALEYNVPILLLCQLSRGLENRANKRPVKSDLYESKRPEQDADVILLLHRVDRYYTKEDWEADYRSMGEEYGWTHVYPDGAYPEGIAEIIIDKQRIGGTGNRRIVKARWDADRQCYQNLEYARAR is encoded by the coding sequence GTCGATACCCTAAGCGACAAAGAGGTCGCGTCACTGACCAGGCGGGATGTATTGGATATCGTGTCCGGGCGGTATGATGACGAGCTGTTGACTGATATTCAAAACGCCCTGGGCGTGATTTCAACCCGAAATGTGTATTATTCCATGCCCCGGACTTTTAATTTAGCCTCAATCCACCAAGAAATGGAATCAATGGCCGCCCGTCACGGGCTGAAATCTGTTGTGATTGATTATTTACAGCTCATTGAAAACTCCAACAACCGGAGCAATACCAGCCGGTATCAGGAGCTGGGCGAGATTACCAAGACACTGAAACGGTATGCGTTGGAATACAACGTGCCTATCCTGTTGCTTTGCCAGCTCTCCCGCGGCCTCGAGAACAGGGCGAATAAGCGCCCTGTTAAATCTGACCTGTATGAATCTAAACGGCCAGAGCAGGACGCTGATGTTATTCTCCTGCTGCACCGTGTTGACCGGTATTACACCAAAGAGGATTGGGAAGCCGATTATCGCAGTATGGGCGAGGAGTACGGTTGGACGCATGTATATCCTGACGGGGCATACCCAGAGGGAATCGCCGAGATAATCATAGACAAGCAGCGCATCGGCGGCACCGGCAACCGGCGCATAGTCAAAGCCCGGTGGGATGCCGACCGCCAGTGTTATCAGAATCTTGAATATGCGAGGGCCAGATGA
- a CDS encoding recombinase family protein → MKVALYARVSTRDKDQNPEVQLDLMRQYCATNNFEIFGEYVDEASATDYIKRDGWAKLMKHAATRRFQMIIVWRMDRAWRSLIDAVTTMQDLKNKGIDFRAVSQGAIDTSTPMGNYMFQVLMAAAEFERETIRVRVVESVDHYKRVGTKSGKPWGRPRRSVDFNKVLEALRNNNWRCNRAAAWLSEQTGETYVPGSVWNRVNEVAAESGMTVRQYIAAAKAESCHGGGK, encoded by the coding sequence ATGAAAGTCGCATTATACGCCCGTGTCAGCACCCGGGACAAAGACCAAAACCCGGAAGTACAGTTGGATCTGATGCGCCAATACTGCGCGACCAACAACTTCGAAATATTCGGTGAGTATGTTGATGAAGCCTCGGCCACCGACTACATCAAGCGGGACGGCTGGGCCAAGTTGATGAAGCATGCCGCCACCCGCCGGTTTCAGATGATTATCGTCTGGCGCATGGACCGCGCATGGAGAAGCCTCATCGATGCGGTAACCACCATGCAGGATCTAAAAAACAAAGGCATTGATTTCCGGGCGGTCAGCCAGGGGGCCATTGATACTTCCACCCCCATGGGCAATTACATGTTTCAGGTCCTGATGGCCGCCGCGGAATTTGAAAGAGAGACCATCCGGGTCAGGGTGGTGGAATCAGTTGACCATTATAAGAGGGTCGGAACGAAATCGGGGAAGCCTTGGGGTAGGCCAAGGAGGTCTGTGGACTTCAACAAAGTTTTAGAAGCCTTACGGAATAATAACTGGCGGTGTAACAGGGCGGCTGCATGGTTATCTGAGCAAACCGGTGAGACTTATGTCCCCGGATCTGTTTGGAACCGGGTTAATGAGGTCGCCGCGGAGTCCGGCATGACGGTCCGGCAGTATATCGCCGCGGCCAAGGCCGAAAGTTGCCATGGAGGTGGAAAGTAA